ATATGGTTACATCAACAGTGACTTTGAGCTATCGCAGTTTGTcgtttaactttttttttccaaagctgTTCCAACAAATAACATCATCACATGTGGGCTCGGCTGCACACACCGTCATAATTACAACTAATGTCAACAATATCCGACATGAATCACGATCTGATTTGTAACTGTAACAACagagtgtttgttgtttctgtttccacAGCAGAGGGAGTTCTCCGGGATAACATGACATTAACAATGATCTTAAATGACACTTTGTaaactaaaaacaaataataatggAATAAATACACATCAGTTTAATTGAGAAAATGCAAATCTCTATTCCGAAAACTAACAAATGCAGGTTCTATTAGACAACCCTCAAACTTATTGTGTACTTCTGATTATATACTCTCTATACTGATTGCTACAAGTAGTGCAGGAACAATTAGCTGATTTATTCCATTGTAATCAACAATAATCATGGATTAATACCTTTACATGTTGGAACAATGTCTATGAACTAAGTGTCCTTAATTTGAATCATTGGTTATTTAAGTGTATTATAGAGCACTGTAAGTTTTTTGAGAAACGTTCATTCAACATCTTTATGCTTTGAAGATATGACCACACTTCTGGGATATTCTgcgtatttttttaattttacatttaacaGTAACTGATAGACGGGCGATGGTTTAGCCCATCTCTCCTCCAATGTCAGTTGAGATTATCGTCAGTTGATCGAGACCCTCAAAAGGATAAGTAGTCTGGCTAATGTATGAATAGGATAGGTTTAATTGATTATTGGGGGGAAACAAATCTTTGTATTAATTTGCAAAGACAAATGCTTGTTTTTTTGAGCCCCTTTTAGAAATACATGTCAATAAATGAGAGGGCTCTTTTTTTTGCTGCTAACAATACAAATCGTAAAGACAGGTagatggaaaaaaatgaataataaacaatatatgtacatagaaaacaaacaagacaaaacacaaagaagtaaaaacaagaaaagaattGGAGACGGGGCCTCATTGACAAATATGTCAAATTGTTTCTGTGCTGCATTCAACGAAACCAGATACACTCGACAATTATGATGACAAAAGACAGGAAAGAAACAGAGTGAACAGTTCATTcagttctttttatttcattttatgatCATTCTCCCTgctttatcacacacacacacacacacacacacacacacacacacacacacacacacacacatacacacacacacacacacacacacacacacacacacacacacagtatattgcATGTGAAGTTTCAGTTTGacctcacctcaccttcccTGTTCTTTCACTTCCACTGCTTTCACTCGTCTATTGTGAACAATGCCTTTGCTGCTTCCCGGTGTCTACTCTATTCAACTTCAATATTTACCTTAGAATTTACATTAGAACAGAGACAGCAACCGTCTGTTTTCACACCAGTTCTATATTTTTTATGATTGTAAACCCAGTGACTCACTCAGTCTATATGTGAGGGTTAGGCAGTGCATTCATTCAGGACGAGCTGGAGGAAAAATGGGGGAACTATGAGGGGCTTTTTCTTGGCCAGCAAGTCCAGGCTTGGTTGCAGGCCTGTCTGTCCCTACTCAGCGCAAACATGTCAGACATTTCAGCACCAGTATGAGTGAGCTGAGGTCCCCCATTCTTTCGCTGCAGGTTGAAAACATCTCTACGCGACGCTACAGGCCTGATTTGTGCTCGGCGTGATTAACTTGTTCATTTACTTCTAAAAAAGGCGTTTTTCTTATTCTTACTAAAAAAGGGAAAGCTGACGAGAGACATGGAGTATCCGCACACTGCAGGACACACATGCGTGTTTTTCGAAGGCTGAAAGGGAATGTGTGCAGATGTGACCAAAAAATAATCATGTGGGCTGAGTTTCTGACATCGGCGGAGGCAGCCCTAACTGCTCACTTCACCAGAACCCGGGGTCGGTTTTCACGTTTACACGCTGGACTCTGGACCGCCACTGTAAGGCAATACAATTCACCAAGGGGGCGAGACGTCCACTTGATTAATCCCGGGGTGTCGGGACCAACAGGTCTCCATTGTGCAGACACTGGGCCAGAGCTGTGCAGCTTTCAACAGATCGCCTCCGTGACAGACGACCACAGGCAGGAATACATGACTGCGTTTCAGGAGAGTCAGCACGGCTCTCTTGTGTGGAATATACCGAGAACACCCAAAACAAACCCACTTCCCGGCCCAACTGGCATCCACACAAGGGTAGAAATAAGGGAATGTATTTATGAGCATCTGGCGGTGGTTCAGTGAGGTCAGTGCACTGATACACGTACAAGGATAGATCCCTGCACCTCACACATTGCGGACAAGGATGAGCTagttgtgcttttcttttgccTCACTTCTAAATCCATGACCTTATACTTCAGCTGCGTTAATGTGTGTTATCATTTGCAGCACGaaagtctttaaaaaacaccatGACATTAATTAGCTTGCGTGTGTTGACCCGTAAGTAAGAAATCCTCCTTGTCCtcttcatgaacacacacattaaaacgcTGATGGTGATTCTCCCGTTGTTGTGACATGAACACTCGATCCGTCTTTGGGATTCCTTTGTCAGGACGGCACGATAATGCTGGTAACATTGACTGATATTGAGCTTGGCTCCTGGAGGAAGACACACGGTTCTCATAAGCCCATTAATCTTAAAAGGAACAACTGTCAGAAAACATACAGCACCCCTATCCCTGACATAAGAAAGGCCCTTCCGAGGCCTTGATTTCTGGTTTGGCGGAAAACGATATCACACTGCCTCCAATTGAAGGCCTTggacgtcccccccccccgcagaatTTTCCATCGTGGGATCTGGCATTCTTAAGCTTGGATGCAAAAGAGCTACACCACAAGTGCAATTCACGACACGCGACAGGACAGTTTCAAGGGGATCATTTTAGAAATCCccggttattattattattacaggtGTTGTTGAGCTGTATGTCAAGAAAGTCATTAAAAGCTTATCAAGATTTAATCGGGGACACAAGGCAATTAGCGAAACAGGAAAGcagtcaaagtcaaagtcaaatgtTAATCATAAACATTGCAGAAGAATTGTGAATTGAAAAACACAAGGTCAGAGTCAATTTCCACGTGACCCCCGCTGTTTTCGACTCTCTGGGCTGATTTCCAAGTAGGGCAGCTTGAATCCGTAGCAGCCAGGGACGGAGTCTGAAGTGCTCCGAAAGTTATTAAGGTTCCTCCTCCTAATTGAGAACAGACACAGCTCAGCGTGGCCCGACTTACAAACAACAACCAAGCATGGGAGCGTTAAAAAAAGGTGCGTTTAATAAAGGCTAGAAAAGCTCTCTGTTATGAACAGGCTGGATAGACTGGAAGCATCAGGGCTAATGATGTAGTAATTATGATTTTTCCTTCTCTCAATATTCTATAATGTTGATGTGATTTAGTCTCTAGTGCAGGTGTTGTGATCTATGTTCTAGGGTTAGCGTTAGggtcatgatgacatcataatGACATCATGACCAACGATGGTTTGTCTACCttgaaatgatgaaaataaactgtaacAGCACACAATGCATTTATATAATGtacgggaaaaaaaacatgtcctaACTTTCTGTCTCCAAGTAAGAAACTATCTATCACCTCATCAGCATTTGGATCTATTCTGCTCACTGCCAGAGAGGGAGCTCTACCTAACACATTGCATTATAATAAAGCAATGTGCCTTTAACTGTACTTTGCCGAAATGAAAACtaatattttacagaataaacaacacAGGAAAATGGTTGCTGATAATGGTGTCATTCCATAGTTTGTCCATAACAAATAGTAGTTTATGTTTATTATAGTTTATAAATATGACATAAAGAACTGGATATATTCATATATGTAacgtacatttttttttcttttttcaatccAAGTTTTAcgtattttttgtatttgtgttttccttttattcatttcatttataataGAGTTAAGggtttaattgtaaaataacaatatttgtctttgtcacAAGCGTTTGATAACGAATGTTTTTGAATATGTATATCAGATTATATATTCACACTGGAAATGTTTCCCTCCCTTATATTGGGGTCGGCCCCCAAACATCATTATCAGTCGGGTTCTGATGATAATTAGGAACAAACATCGTGACATGACAAAAACTAGGAGACATCAGTGCTGCCAGTgactatttcctttttttccctcctggaTATTTATCTGTAGGAAGTATTATACCATCATTTTTCACTTCAGTGTAATATGCATCACATTCTGACCTCTGGATCTTTATCTAAATGGTGGTAAATTGAATCCATGTCTGATAAAGATACTGGTCACACTTTGAATCTTTATTAGTCTGATAGCAGATGCTTAACATGTGTGTTCTTTCATCTTATCTTCTGCAGAGGACGTTGTCATCTCACTGGAGTTATTGTTACTGGTTCCAGTACGATGTCACAGGTTTGATCCTAATGAGGTGCATCGTGATAAGTGCAGCCTCTTTTTCAGCCACACAGGCAACTATTGAGCATTAAATCACATTGTTCCAGTAGGAAAAGCTACTGTAATACGAGAGTATATAACACGAGTGGAGGTCTTACAGTTACCTCCAGCGTGGAGGTTATACATTCATTGCCTGTCTGTTGGCAGGATAATGCAAAAAACGACTTCATtagattttcttgaaacttggtgaaagggtGGGGCCATGGAAGAACCCAATAACTTTTGGAGCAGATTCAATCAAGTGGGGTAATCCagggatttatttttcactttctgtaacattgcATATAATGagtcatttttattaatttgtcaagatataacacagagacacatcagACATGTGCAGAGTGCTGATATCTACAAACAGGGGCCATGTGGCGCCAACTCACATCCAGATGTATCTGATCTCAGTACACGTATATGGATATGGTTATTAAATAGCCAATCAGCTTTGGTTTCACCTAGTTTAATAACAGTATTTATAGTTAAAGTGTCACATTCTTCAAATTGTTTATTGTCAAAGTCATTTTGTGCTGCAGCaaaagaggaggtgcagggaAGATGCgattaaaactaaaacaacatCATTGCATCTTCTCCTCATCAGATGGCACGTTGACTTCACAGGTGTCCATAAGATTAAGAGGTTGCATGGTGCAGGTTATAATTCCTCTTATGACCCACAATCATATCTCCATAAAAATGATACTTTTACAAATCATTGATGGAGTATAATGAGGATCCCGGTGAGATTTCTACTTCTACTCCTCAACACTTATTAAAGTATTCTTTGGTTTTTGAGTATAAGTGAAAAAGCTAAGAGGAAAACCTGAATGCCAGTGTGGACTGATGCTTGATTATTGAGCCTTTTGGTTTACATTAATAAGAGAAAATGCTCATTCAAAGTAAAATTGTAAGAGTTTCCATTaagtgacaaacaaacaaaaacagcattAAGAGCTCATAGGGAGTCTCCATCTGTAACATACACACTAAATCCACAGAACCCACCTCAGAGATGAGACTCTGAATCCCAACACACACGTCTGCTGGTCACATTTTGCGTTGACAGTTTCTtgagtcacagcagcagaaagaaaacagtttgttgtattttccCCAACATGTTTCCACTTGGAATAAGAAGCAGATTTGTCCTCAACACACAACAAGTGTGTCGTGAATTCCCAAGGACGTTCAATGGTATGAATCTAATACAAAGTGAAACCACTCATATCAGATGGAGTTGGTTTTTTGTCGGATGACGTACGAATGTAATGGGTAAATGATGGAGAAATACATGTGTATACCAACTGTAACATTTTGCCATTTTGAGATGTACTAACAGCATGTATGTCAAGATACAAGGACACAAAACTCAATTCACGTATTTACAATttcataaaaaactaaaattaacaATACTTTCAGTCTGTTGAAGATTTAGAAAAGTTTAattatttgtcttttcctcCAATAAGAGTCAAAGTACAGACCTAACCCTCAGGTGTCTCCCTCACTGTAACAATTAGAGCTACATGCTTGGTACAAGAAGACACATGAGATGTGTTCAGTGAAGGTCACAAACTATTACCCTGCCTGGTAAAAAGCTGGCGTGTCTCACATGGCTGGGCTGCACGCCCTCATTAGGCGTGTTCTGCGGCTCAGAGTGGGTCCTGTGGCTATAAAAGAACTGAGTTTCAGCAGAACCTCAGCAGCAAGGGCACAAAGAGGCTACACATCACCACCTCTGGATCAGATAGGAGAGGACAAACCTTTTTGGtagaggagggtgtgtgtgtgtgtgtgtgtgtgcgtgtttgtgcgtgtgtgtgtgtgtgtgtgtgtgtgtgtgtgtgtgtgtgtgtgtgtgtgtgtgtgtgtgtgagtgctcgACTGAGGAATCGGTGTGTTTCTTTAGCCCACAGGTTGTTCTAGGTTGGCTCTGAACTGAATAAACAATGATcgccctcccccctcctcttttctcataATGAGCAACAAGGGTTTAGTAGCTTTTAGACAACATGTGAAACTTTAAGGTTTAATGTATGGGTTTTGTTATTACAACAAATGAGGGCCTTAATTGCTGCTGCCCACTTTTAGTTATTGCTCTGGTTTAAAAAACGACACAGCGTTTGCTTTTACCTGCACTGCTTTGGTGCTATAATGGGAATATAAGGTTTTAACTCATTTTGGTCCCAGTGTGCTAAATGCACACAGATCTGGACCTTGTATTAACTTCCACACTGAGCCCTGACATCACTTAACTCACAAACACTAACTCAAAACTGTAGGCACCAAACAGGCTCACACGATTCACCCATTTGTTAAAGGAAAATTGAATCCATGTCAAAAAACATATAAAGATTCTGGCTCTTTTTGAATAATTGAAAAGACACATTTAACTGGACATGATTACCGTGTTAAACTGGTGAGAGACAAGGAGACTTTGTTCAAACTGCTGCAAACTGTCATTACTGCTACTGCATATTTTACAAATTTAATATAAACAGTCCAAGAAGCCATTGATTATATtagttacagacacacacagacacacacacacagacacacaaagacacacacaaacacacacaaacacacacacacacacacacgcacacacacataatgatgTATTGATTTTCAgctatttaaatatttgcaacGGAATTTATGAAGAAATATCATTAACTCCACATGAGGCATCACTAGAATAATAATTTCTACCAatcacacacgcatacacacaaatacgcattcacacacactgcaagACAATACAAAAATCGAGCCTTTAAATTCTCCACAAGTCTTTAAAGACAATTCACACttgaggaagtgaatcctgtGATGACACTTAAAACCAACATCAATATTTACCGACGGGGGTCGTTGCACCTTGCGAGTGTCAGGTGTCGATCGCATGagttaacgtgtgtgtgtgtgtgtgtgtgtgtgtgtgtgtgtgtgtgtgtgtgtgtgtgtgtgtgtgtgtgtgtgtgtgtgtgtgtgtgtgtgtgtgtgtgtgtgtgtgtgtgtgtgtgcgtgtgtgtgtgtgtatttgtgtgtgcgtgatcTGAGAGGTGACTTGAGGACCTCTCTATTTGTCTCAAAGTATAAACTTATCTTATACGACTGAGCCAGCAATAGGAAAATAACATCTGAAATCTTTTGAAAGGGAACGTTTGCCACTGACCTAACGAAAATTGAAAACCTCATATTTCCCTTGCTTCAATTAAAATAAGCGTCTGACCGATGAAAGCATAATTTGATATAATAATTAGATCAATTAGTTTATTAAGTATATTTTGCTtgtatcattttttaaatattttaaatacacgttaaagtgtgttgAGGAAGCATTACGTGAATTGTTCAGATTGaccaaaaataaatatgtaatccTTGCACTTGAATTAACTGTCGTCATTCTGGGAACATGGACTAATTCATAttaatgaaaaagagaaaaactcaCTTGTCTCAGCATCAATATTTAACCATAGCTGTAAGTAAGTAAGACATTTAGTCCATGATCATCATTAGACCACACAGTATAAACACGAAATGAAAAGGCTAAATAAATGTGTCCAATGATCACAGTAAATAATAAggtttcatgtctgaaaataaagatgtattCAGACACACATGGTTCAGAAGTGACCTGATCAACCTGCACCTCGGagaataaagaaagaagaaCGTCAGTAATTAACGGTATCACCCTCTTTTACATTTAAACAGAAATACTGCtgcgtgttgtgtttgtgtcgcaGTGTATTTATGTGGGCTCATATTGTGTGAATACACTTTGCATCCCGGAGACTGAGGGGAGCCGTTCGAACTCTGTTGTTGTTTGGTCACACATGACGAACCCGAGGAGACGGTTGCAAAGTCTCGTGATGTGCAAAGAAACTATAACGGCTATATAGTCTCTTCTAACCCCGTGgaatattcattattatttattctacatCTCCTTCATCCTGcaatacaaacatatacaacGCCAATATACCgtttatataaaacatattataaAATTTGTTTAGCCAAATGAGTGTGGACCCAGATAGTAAAACCAAACCACCGCTGGATTCATTCACACATTTTGGCTTCTGATGCCATTAAAACGTCTGAACGCCCGAAATGAAAATATTTCTCGGTCAAAGGAAAAATACTTCAAACTGTGCTCCTTCTTTCAATTTGAATCTATCAACCCTGCCAAGGTGCAGCGGTGAGAGGAAAattataaaacaattattttctcaATACATTTAAAAGGCTTCATTAACAACAAATTATGCATTATAAAACTTGCAGAAGTATTTTAGAGAAAGATGCATAACGAGTGACATGGTTTGGGATATTGCGAatgaaaaattatttattaaatataagtAAATAAACCGTGCAAATCAACACATTTTTCTCAATCCAATTCTCGTTATTTGCAATTAAATAGTTCATCTCACGTATTGGACAAATGTTAGCACGGAAACTTTACCTATACTCCAGCATATAGCGCGTAATTCAGAGGCGGGAGACAGCGTGCTGACCAAACCATGTAATTCCAGAGTTGTCCAGATGAGGGGAGTCCTGGCAGCCATGAAGGCCACAGAGGAGAGGTAGACCCACACAAGCAGGGGAGTGAGCGAGcgacactgacacagacagagagagagagagagacggagggaaatatgaaatatgaaatcaaTGGTTTCATGCTCAGCAGCATCAGATTAGATCACGCCCCTCCTGCTTCGACATCCTGGAACCTGCATGCAAACAGGACACATCATATCTCTCGTTGTTTTCACCATCCAACTTAAAGACGAGCTGAAAACTCCTCTGACCAAACCTGATGCTTTCCATGTGTCCAGCAGCTCCCAGGTCTGGGTGGTGGAGTGGCCgcgagaaagagaggggtgtgctggggtggtggtggtggtggtggtggtggtggtataGAGAGGATGGTGGGGGGGAAGGAGAGGGCTATCAGGACACTGCACCTTGTTACCATTGGGTCGACCGTTAACTTTTTACAAGTGACGTTTTGCGAGCGTATAAACGATACCTTCTAAACTTGCACAGGAAACTCCGCAAAACATGCTGTGATAATGCGCGTCTCTGGAATCCAGTCGATTTGGCCCATAGTCTGGGAGCGCAGCGATCCACAGAGGTATCGATTACACGAGGCCCGTGTTTGATGCTCTCACACCggcttataaaaaaaaaaacgactcgGGCAGCCCGTGTGCAatgtctcctccagctctgatcGCCAAAACACTCGATTACGCGTGATCCCCACCATCACTCCGAATCAAAATGCAGAAATATAAATCCATTTGGGTAAAATATGGTGACATGGCGAAACAGAACTGTCTCAAAAAAATAGCAACTTGTGGGAAATTACTTGTTTTTATAGGATTTGCATGGAATCTATTTAGCCAAGATGGCACCGTGTATCTCCCACAGATCATTTTCAAAATGCCCTTTGGAAGCATGAACCATTCACTCATGCGTGCTCTTAAATCCACCGCGCTTTGCGTGACTATTGAGTTTAAGTATAATGTACACCACACGCCACAGGCTCCCCCACATCCCATGCGTAAAAATGTAATTACGCATGAATATCAAAGACCTTTGCTGCAGTGATTGGTGCAACTTATCTGTAATTACACCCTCTCACTTAATAATTCATGTCAAATTTATGCTTCTCCATGTGAAGCTAACTGAAGTATGTGTATGTCAGCTGTAAATAAAGCGGCTGGGGTTTAATTTAGAGCTGAAAACATGGATAACCCTCCTGTGTCATCCTTGTGCGGATCTCCTGTGATGTATACAGTCCTCGCCAGAAGTCTGCACGTTGGATGAAAGGCGTCCCTTTCTGCCACTTCCCCCTATGCAAAAATATCTCAAGGAGGCAGCTCGGCTCCAACCGGATGGGGTTTGCATTGGCTGACAGCTGTTTCCAGCGCAGGACGACCAATGAGACCGAGGCACGGGCTCCGCGTATAACAGCGAAGATTGTCGTGGAGTACGCGTCAAATTAATTCCAGCAAACTCCCGGACTCCCCGGGACAACTTCAATTTGCTTTTATCGGATGCAGATCACTTCGGCGCCGCTGTGTACCTCTCACTTGcttttaaagagaaaaacagaagggGGCTACGCTGCAGTGGGAAGAGATTTCGGGAGGTCTCGTGTTCCTCCTCTGGGGCTCACTCCACAAGTTCCccttccttctctgccttctCTCGGACGCATTCAGCCATTTGAAGGGGCACCTACATTCCCCCAGCATCTCGAAACATATTGGCAAATGGGTAAGCCCGGATTATATCTGCATGCTTCAGAGGCAGGGGGGGTTATGGAAGAGTATCCAGACTCAGTGTCTCTGCGTAAAAACAGAAATCTGCGTTTAgtgtttccctttctctcctgtTCACATTGTGTGCAAATGAAGAAGATCTTTCTGCGACAGCTTGTCAAGATTATATCGTGATGGAGTTTTTTCCTGAGCAGTCACTGCTCTCTGCGTAAAGCTTTGAATCttatggaaacacaaacaattatCTTATGTACAGCGTTTCTTTCAAGAGCTCCCGGTGTGTATTCCTCAGGCTCGccattttttgtgttgtttttaagtaCGCAGGAATGGTGGAGGGTAAACCCAgccacacacactttacacactTTTGTAAAGTCGAAAAATAACGGTTGCTATGATGTGTATAGGCTGGCACGTGTTTAACAACTTAAACCCACAATTTAAAGTGCAATGTAAAGTTGGCCTGCGTCAAACTGGTGCAGACTGAGCACATTGTGGCTGCCTTTGACTTAGTTgcttaataaaaatatatgatttGGCAGGATCACGAGTGCATGGAcggtttttatatttattgatttcagacaTCTGTGCATTCATTTGAAAtgtctgtcctcctgcagagcaaACCTATGGAGAGGTGAACCAGTTAGGCGGCGTGTTCGTCAATGGACGACCCCTGCCCAACGCCATACGGCTGAGAATCGTGGAGCTGGCCCAGCTCGGGATCCGGCCCTGCGACATCAGCAGGCAGCTCCGAGTCTCGCACGGCTGCGTGAGCAAGATTTTGGCGAGATACAACGAGACGGGCTCCATCTTGCCCGGTGCCATCGGCGGGAGCAAGCCGCGGGTCACGACGCCTAACGTGGTGAAGAATATCAGGGAATACAAACAAAACGACCCCGGGATCTTTGCGTGGGAGATCCGGGACAGGCTTTTGGCGGACGGAGTTTGTGACAAGTACAATGTCCCGTCGGTGAGTTCGATCAGCAGGATTTTACGCAACAAGATTGGGAATCTCTCACAGCCCAACCAGTACGAGGGCGGCAAGCAGGCGTCCGCGCAGGCCGGCCTCTCCTACAACCACATATACCCTTATTCCTACCCCAACACCATGTCGCCAAAGATGAGCGGCCCCGCTGGAGTACCGGTGACGGCCGGGCATATGAGCTTATCCAGGGCTTGGCCTTCTGCGCACACCGTCAGCAACATCCTCGGCATACGAGCCTTCATGGATTCCACAGGTGAGGAAATCAAAGCCACTATGTGCTCTGGGAGGAATCTCAGGCCTCTGCGTCTCTGTGCCAAACATGTAAACCCGCAGCTCCCATAGTTTTCAATTTAGGTCTGAATAAATCCTTGCAGCTGGTTATTACTGTCCTATTCTTCATGACGAATTTCCCTCCACACACGCTCGCCTGGCTCCAGGAACAACAATATGTCCATTGGATGTAATACAGGCTTTCGTTTCAGTATTTAGCCACAAGGCATAAGGCCACATGTCAATGGGCCTTTTCATGGGATGAAGCGTCAGCAAACACCTTGCTCACCTGCTATATCCCTCTAATCCTTCAGCTAGTTTCTACAGCCACTTTCTCTTTGCCTTTCTGATCCTTTACACGCTGTTTTTATCAGGTGTGTACACTAGCTGGAGTCACTTTTAAGTCGCCATGGACCATTGCATTTTTGTGCCATAAGTCCAAGTGTATTTTATTATACAAATTGTACGTGTAATCATTTACTAATATGTAacaaaagaatatatattttt
This Limanda limanda chromosome 12, fLimLim1.1, whole genome shotgun sequence DNA region includes the following protein-coding sequences:
- the pax1a gene encoding paired box protein Pax-1a, yielding MEQTYGEVNQLGGVFVNGRPLPNAIRLRIVELAQLGIRPCDISRQLRVSHGCVSKILARYNETGSILPGAIGGSKPRVTTPNVVKNIREYKQNDPGIFAWEIRDRLLADGVCDKYNVPSVSSISRILRNKIGNLSQPNQYEGGKQASAQAGLSYNHIYPYSYPNTMSPKMSGPAGVPVTAGHMSLSRAWPSAHTVSNILGIRAFMDSTAMAGAEGYPPKMEEWNRAAFPAAHTVNGIDKSAIDADIKYAQPSSALSGYVSACAYSPTNQYGVYSGSTGGYVAAGHHHWQQQSQALSHPGGGMGMHAGEIHSSMAFKHHHAREGDRKQSSPLSKQQQQQQQQQQQQQQQQQQQQHGDMNSVHGLSLPTSSS